The Budorcas taxicolor isolate Tak-1 chromosome 2, Takin1.1, whole genome shotgun sequence genome window below encodes:
- the SZRD1 gene encoding SUZ domain-containing protein 1 isoform X4, with amino-acid sequence MDSGQEMFCHRGQTVVVVTVMNTRREVSEKSKSPPKVPIVIQDDSLPTGPPPQIRILKRPTSNGVVSGPNSASRPALPVKSLAQREAEYAEARKRILGSASPEEEQEKPILDRPTRISQPEDSRQPNNVIRQPLGPDGSQGFKQRR; translated from the exons ATGGATTCTGGACAAGAGATGTTTTGCCACAGGGGCCAAACTGTGGTGGTTGTGACTGTGATGAACACGAGGAGAGAAGTCTCAGA GAAATCCAAATCTCCTCCCAAAGTGCCCATTGTGATTCAGGACGATAGCCTTCCCACGGGGCCCCCTCCACAGATCCGCATCCTCAAGAGGCCCACCAGCAACGGTGTGGTCAGCGGCCCCAACTCCGCCAGCAGGCCGGCCCTCCCGGTCAAGTCCCTGGCGCAGCGGGAGGCGGAGTACGCGGAGGCCCGGAAGCGGATCCTGGGCAGCGCCAGCCCcgaggaggagcaggagaagcCCATCCTCGACCG GCCAACCCGGATCTCCCAGCCGGAAGACAGCCGGCAGCCCAACAATGTGATCAGACAGCCTCTGGGTCCTGATGGGTCCCAAGGCTTCAAACAGCGCAGATAA
- the SZRD1 gene encoding SUZ domain-containing protein 1 isoform X3 produces the protein MDSGQEMFCHRGQTVVVVTVMNTRREVSDRKSKSPPKVPIVIQDDSLPTGPPPQIRILKRPTSNGVVSGPNSASRPALPVKSLAQREAEYAEARKRILGSASPEEEQEKPILDRPTRISQPEDSRQPNNVIRQPLGPDGSQGFKQRR, from the exons ATGGATTCTGGACAAGAGATGTTTTGCCACAGGGGCCAAACTGTGGTGGTTGTGACTGTGATGAACACGAGGAGAGAAGTCTCAGA CAGGAAATCCAAATCTCCTCCCAAAGTGCCCATTGTGATTCAGGACGATAGCCTTCCCACGGGGCCCCCTCCACAGATCCGCATCCTCAAGAGGCCCACCAGCAACGGTGTGGTCAGCGGCCCCAACTCCGCCAGCAGGCCGGCCCTCCCGGTCAAGTCCCTGGCGCAGCGGGAGGCGGAGTACGCGGAGGCCCGGAAGCGGATCCTGGGCAGCGCCAGCCCcgaggaggagcaggagaagcCCATCCTCGACCG GCCAACCCGGATCTCCCAGCCGGAAGACAGCCGGCAGCCCAACAATGTGATCAGACAGCCTCTGGGTCCTGATGGGTCCCAAGGCTTCAAACAGCGCAGATAA